A DNA window from Anaerocolumna sp. AGMB13020 contains the following coding sequences:
- a CDS encoding molybdopterin-binding protein, producing the protein MKTIKTTEAAGHVLCHDITQIIKGEIDDAIFRKGHVVREEDIPVLLSIGKENLYVWEKKEGILHENEGADILYGLCKNENMLPTPVKEGKINIVADKDGLFKVDKERLFQINSLGEMIIATMHSNQPVKKGDMLAGTRVIPLVIEEEKMNKAKEIGNGEPLMQLLPFTVKKAAIITTGSEVFHGRIKDTFGPVIRNKLAEYGVEVISQEILNDEKEKITAAIKKAIDSGAQIVLCTGGMSVDPDDTTPGAIKDTGAKVISYGAPVLPGAMFMLAYYNNRAIMGLPGCVMYARRTIFDLMLPRVLAEDPVTAEELAALGHGGLCLNCEICTFPNCGFGK; encoded by the coding sequence TTGAAGACGATTAAAACAACAGAAGCAGCAGGGCATGTACTATGTCATGATATCACACAGATAATTAAAGGTGAAATAGATGATGCTATCTTCCGTAAAGGACATGTGGTCAGGGAGGAGGATATTCCGGTCTTACTCTCCATCGGAAAAGAGAATCTCTATGTCTGGGAGAAAAAAGAAGGAATCCTTCATGAAAACGAAGGAGCGGATATATTGTATGGTCTCTGCAAAAATGAGAATATGCTGCCGACTCCGGTGAAAGAGGGCAAAATAAATATAGTTGCGGACAAAGACGGACTTTTTAAGGTTGATAAAGAAAGACTGTTTCAGATAAATTCTCTGGGAGAAATGATAATTGCCACCATGCATAGCAATCAGCCGGTGAAAAAGGGAGATATGCTTGCAGGCACCAGGGTGATACCTCTGGTTATTGAAGAGGAAAAGATGAATAAGGCCAAAGAAATCGGAAATGGTGAGCCGCTGATGCAGTTGCTGCCTTTTACGGTAAAAAAGGCAGCCATCATTACCACAGGAAGCGAAGTGTTTCATGGAAGAATTAAAGATACCTTCGGGCCGGTAATCCGTAATAAGCTTGCAGAATACGGAGTTGAAGTTATCAGCCAAGAGATATTAAACGATGAGAAGGAAAAGATAACAGCAGCAATTAAAAAGGCAATAGATTCCGGTGCCCAAATCGTATTATGCACCGGAGGTATGAGTGTTGACCCGGATGATACGACTCCAGGGGCCATCAAAGATACTGGTGCTAAGGTAATATCCTATGGTGCTCCTGTCCTTCCTGGTGCTATGTTTATGCTGGCTTATTATAATAACAGGGCTATCATGGGATTACCTGGCTGTGTAATGTATGCCAGACGAACCATATTTGATCTGATGCTTCCAAGGGTTCTGGCAGAGGATCCGGTTACCGCAGAAGAACTGGCCGCCTTGGGGCATGGTGGGCTCTGCTTAAACTGCGAAATCTGTACTTTTCCGAACTGCGGGTTCGGTAAATAG
- a CDS encoding N-acetylmuramoyl-L-alanine amidase, with protein MGDKVLKYTAVFTFGLMLSVVIFSLILSYKADLVGDDSALAAIKTVYEKQNDSKDYLSTVDELKDELGDKYIAINKDVNKEITISEDSINKSLTLIIKGLKDKSLTEDNIVRVNKKESYQGIVSQRAEAEKSGYLVPEVLNAEDGEISYGIIPEFENTDPVTKIDIDYNKKEDGTYEAIISLVLDHVYAPFMLEEEGQVYISLKKPSDVYEHIVVLDAGHGGKDPGAEAADGSCYEKEINLQILLYVKELLDKENIKVYYTRTDDRTIYLNPRVNLANETEADLFISIHCNSSESSLPRGLEVLYKSNWGKISYSSEQLARIALEEMKTVTGYVNRGLVAGDEMLIINKSQVPVVLIEVGFMSNPQELEFLKSNKREKEIGKAITQIIKRALAEKEVTK; from the coding sequence ATGGGAGATAAAGTGCTAAAGTATACGGCAGTTTTCACCTTTGGTCTGATGCTGTCGGTAGTTATATTTTCACTGATTTTATCTTATAAAGCAGATCTTGTGGGGGATGATTCTGCTTTGGCTGCAATCAAAACGGTTTATGAAAAGCAAAATGATAGTAAAGATTACCTTTCTACCGTCGATGAATTGAAAGATGAACTAGGGGATAAATATATAGCAATAAATAAGGATGTTAATAAGGAAATTACAATAAGTGAGGACTCTATTAACAAAAGCCTGACTTTGATAATAAAAGGCTTAAAAGACAAGAGCTTGACAGAAGATAATATTGTAAGAGTAAACAAAAAAGAAAGCTATCAGGGCATTGTTTCACAAAGGGCAGAAGCAGAAAAGAGCGGATATCTGGTACCGGAGGTATTAAATGCGGAGGATGGAGAGATTTCCTATGGTATAATACCGGAGTTTGAAAATACGGACCCTGTTACTAAAATAGATATTGACTATAATAAGAAAGAAGACGGAACCTACGAAGCAATCATAAGTTTAGTGCTGGATCATGTTTATGCACCTTTTATGTTAGAAGAGGAGGGACAGGTCTATATTTCATTAAAAAAACCTTCTGATGTCTACGAGCATATAGTTGTTTTGGATGCGGGACATGGAGGAAAAGATCCCGGCGCAGAAGCAGCTGATGGTTCTTGTTATGAGAAAGAGATAAATCTTCAGATACTCTTATATGTTAAGGAGCTGTTGGATAAGGAGAATATAAAGGTATATTACACCAGAACTGACGATAGAACGATTTACCTGAATCCAAGAGTTAATCTGGCAAATGAAACAGAAGCTGATCTATTTATCAGCATTCATTGTAATTCCAGTGAATCCTCGCTGCCAAGAGGGCTTGAGGTATTGTATAAGAGTAATTGGGGCAAGATTTCCTATAGTTCTGAACAGCTAGCAAGAATAGCATTGGAAGAAATGAAAACAGTGACCGGTTATGTTAACAGAGGTTTGGTTGCTGGCGACGAAATGTTGATTATTAATAAATCACAGGTACCGGTTGTGTTAATCGAAGTGGGTTTTATGTCAAATCCCCAGGAACTGGAGTTCTTAAAATCCAATAAAAGAGAAAAAGAAATAGGAAAAGCAATTACCCAGATTATAAAGAGAGCTCTTGCTGAAAAAGAAGTCACGAAATAA
- a CDS encoding XTP/dITP diphosphatase yields the protein MQRIIFATGNEGKMKEIRMLLKDLDYQVISMKEAGIDIDIIEDGDTFEANAIIKAKAIMEMTGEIVLADDSGLEVDAMDKGPGVYSARFMGEDTSYDIKNNYILDRLKGLKGSDRSARFVCVIACAFPDGRILTTRGVFEGLIGDTISGENGFGYDPIFWVPEYGCTSADLSPEVKNEVSHRGKALKEMKDKLKEWM from the coding sequence ATGCAAAGAATTATATTTGCCACGGGAAATGAGGGCAAAATGAAAGAAATAAGAATGCTCCTTAAGGATCTGGATTACCAGGTGATATCTATGAAGGAAGCCGGTATAGATATTGATATTATAGAAGACGGTGATACCTTTGAAGCAAATGCGATAATCAAAGCCAAAGCAATTATGGAAATGACAGGGGAGATTGTTCTGGCAGATGATTCAGGGCTGGAGGTAGATGCCATGGATAAAGGCCCTGGTGTTTATTCTGCACGTTTTATGGGAGAGGATACTTCCTATGATATTAAGAACAATTATATACTCGACAGGTTAAAAGGACTTAAAGGGAGTGACAGGAGTGCCAGATTCGTATGTGTTATTGCCTGTGCTTTTCCAGATGGCAGAATTCTGACAACCAGAGGTGTGTTTGAGGGATTAATCGGTGATACTATTTCCGGTGAAAATGGATTTGGCTACGACCCTATATTCTGGGTACCTGAGTATGGCTGCACCTCCGCTGATTTATCCCCGGAGGTTAAGAATGAGGTAAGTCATCGAGGTAAGGCCTTAAAGGAAATGAAGGATAAATTAAAGGAATGGATGTAA
- a CDS encoding ISL3 family transposase: MYPNYSKAFLDLKDVFVKKVIQADSFLKVFIETKPSEQTCPCCGCKTKRVHDYRIQEINDTPFQGKTVILVLRKRRYLCTSCGKRFLEHYSFLPTYHRRTRRLAFYVISLLRQTFSLKQVSILTGVSVPTICRLLDTIHYAPPDKLPEAVSIDEFKGNASTGKYQCILVDPKKHRILDILPDRTQSHLADYWRNITRKERLKVKFFVCDMWLPYVELARTFFPNAKIIVDKYHFIRQVTWAIENVRKRLQKSMPTSLRKYYKRSRKLILTRYRKLKDENKQACDLMLQYSDDLRLAHMMKEWFYDISQLESYRKQQQEFDDWISNARGCGIKEFEKCAKTFQSWRKEILNAFKYGITNGVTEGFNNKIKVLKRSSYGIRNFNRFRTRILHCTS, translated from the coding sequence ATGTACCCTAATTATAGCAAGGCATTCTTAGACTTGAAAGATGTTTTTGTAAAAAAAGTGATTCAGGCAGATTCTTTTTTAAAGGTTTTCATTGAAACTAAACCTTCTGAGCAGACCTGTCCTTGTTGTGGCTGTAAAACAAAAAGAGTTCATGACTATCGAATCCAGGAAATTAATGACACTCCTTTCCAAGGTAAAACCGTCATTCTGGTTCTAAGAAAACGACGTTATTTATGTACCTCCTGCGGAAAACGATTTTTGGAACACTATTCTTTTCTTCCTACCTATCACCGCAGAACAAGGAGACTGGCTTTTTATGTTATATCTCTCCTTCGGCAGACTTTTTCTCTCAAGCAGGTTTCAATCCTTACCGGGGTTTCCGTCCCTACAATCTGCAGACTTTTGGATACCATCCATTATGCACCCCCAGATAAACTTCCTGAGGCTGTTTCTATTGATGAATTTAAAGGCAATGCCTCTACTGGGAAATATCAGTGTATCCTCGTTGATCCTAAAAAACACCGGATTCTGGATATTCTTCCAGACCGCACTCAGAGCCATCTGGCTGATTACTGGAGAAACATTACAAGAAAGGAAAGGCTGAAAGTAAAGTTCTTTGTCTGTGACATGTGGCTTCCCTATGTGGAGCTGGCCAGGACCTTCTTTCCAAATGCAAAGATTATAGTGGACAAGTATCATTTCATTCGTCAGGTCACATGGGCTATCGAAAATGTTCGTAAACGGCTCCAAAAATCCATGCCGACTTCTCTTCGAAAATACTATAAACGAAGCCGGAAGCTGATTTTGACCCGCTATAGAAAGCTGAAAGACGAGAACAAACAAGCCTGTGATCTGATGCTCCAGTATAGTGATGACCTACGGTTGGCGCACATGATGAAAGAATGGTTTTATGACATCAGCCAGCTGGAGTCCTATCGTAAGCAACAGCAGGAATTCGATGATTGGATATCTAATGCAAGAGGATGCGGTATTAAAGAATTCGAGAAATGTGCAAAAACGTTCCAGTCTTGGAGAAAAGAAATCTTAAATGCCTTCAAATATGGCATTACAAACGGTGTCACAGAAGGATTTAACAATAAGATTAAAGTATTAAAACGAAGTTCTTATGGAATCCGAAACTTTAACCGGTTCCGTACTCGGATACTTCATTGTACATCATAG
- a CDS encoding helix-turn-helix domain-containing protein, whose product MAVGILGKRIKELRQKKQVTQEELGKAVGVTTQAVSKWECGGVPDAELLPSIADFFEVTIDSLFGRTEEIKQNIGLAIRHELIELADDEKYEKCFNYCWSIILGILGQASTSIIRDIEEMYEDDINQFYSRIITDKGYIFAKLSKDFHYFFLLPEVEEGNKYDLPDEEDYQKLFQTLGKKNMMKLVLYLNQRKNDGFTVKFLCKNLKLEEEEIENMLHELCNIEIVIKQEIETEEGFLVSYCLIDNPSVLPFLLFAKEIIKQPYMMYPIFYDRKKPLLQK is encoded by the coding sequence ATGGCAGTTGGTATATTGGGCAAGAGAATAAAGGAATTACGGCAAAAGAAGCAGGTAACCCAGGAGGAGCTTGGGAAAGCTGTGGGTGTGACGACACAGGCAGTTTCTAAATGGGAGTGCGGTGGTGTACCGGATGCAGAGTTACTGCCTTCCATTGCAGATTTTTTTGAAGTTACTATCGATAGTCTCTTTGGAAGGACAGAAGAAATCAAGCAGAATATAGGATTGGCTATCCGGCATGAACTTATTGAGCTGGCAGATGATGAGAAATACGAAAAATGTTTTAACTATTGCTGGAGCATTATTCTTGGAATATTGGGTCAGGCCTCCACTTCGATTATACGGGATATAGAAGAGATGTACGAGGATGATATAAATCAGTTCTATTCCAGAATTATAACGGATAAAGGCTATATCTTTGCAAAATTATCAAAGGATTTTCATTATTTCTTTCTGCTGCCGGAAGTAGAGGAAGGAAATAAATACGACCTGCCGGATGAGGAGGATTATCAAAAGCTTTTTCAAACCCTGGGTAAGAAAAATATGATGAAACTTGTTCTGTATCTGAATCAGCGAAAAAATGATGGTTTTACCGTGAAGTTCCTGTGTAAGAACCTTAAGCTGGAGGAAGAAGAAATAGAAAACATGTTACATGAACTATGCAATATAGAAATAGTTATCAAACAAGAGATAGAAACCGAGGAAGGTTTTCTGGTTTCCTATTGCCTTATAGATAATCCGTCAGTTCTGCCTTTTCTCCTGTTTGCTAAGGAGATTATTAAACAGCCTTATATGATGTACCCAATATTTTATGATAGAAAGAAACCATTGCTGCAGAAATAG
- a CDS encoding TetR/AcrR family transcriptional regulator → MRGEDKKMRVKSVVEKPEEKILDAALDVVVENTICGTRMHLIAERAGMVQSNLHYYYRTKNDLMLALQKKVLKRCLDLRERLKVEADNTLEDQLEVFIKQKLEFILNEKKYDFAEIDFWVQGHTNPDIQENFDASFEGWRKEIRKMLDNYAPGLSEQKKNFLPYFIVSILEGASMQYLINEDRFDVEEYFKYSKEVILKTILE, encoded by the coding sequence ATGAGAGGCGAGGATAAAAAGATGAGAGTGAAAAGCGTAGTAGAAAAGCCAGAGGAGAAAATACTGGATGCAGCATTGGATGTGGTGGTTGAGAATACCATCTGCGGAACCAGAATGCATCTTATAGCTGAAAGAGCCGGAATGGTACAATCAAACCTTCATTATTACTATCGGACAAAAAATGATTTGATGCTTGCTTTGCAGAAGAAGGTGTTAAAAAGATGCCTTGATTTAAGAGAGAGACTGAAAGTTGAGGCAGATAATACACTGGAGGATCAACTAGAGGTATTTATCAAACAGAAGTTAGAGTTTATCTTAAATGAAAAGAAATATGATTTTGCAGAAATTGATTTCTGGGTACAGGGGCATACCAACCCGGATATCCAGGAAAATTTTGATGCTTCTTTTGAAGGCTGGCGGAAGGAAATCAGAAAGATGCTTGATAACTATGCACCTGGACTTTCAGAGCAAAAAAAGAATTTTCTGCCCTATTTTATTGTATCAATTCTGGAAGGTGCCTCCATGCAGTATCTTATTAATGAAGACAGATTTGATGTAGAGGAATATTTTAAATACAGCAAAGAGGTTATATTAAAGACTATACTGGAGTAA
- a CDS encoding ABC transporter ATP-binding protein, with protein sequence MKQNNNIYTKQFYKKNHLNFAGTVLTLLIFVITQVAIAVVLQLFLDVAYGGTMKEFWRAMIIFAIVMAAMVVTQFMKKIFLNHFIKRALLQYKNYIFGRILNKNINSFHKESSSTYLSAFSNDLASIEQNYLRGTFGIILHGAMFLGGVAAMAYYNWKIFLCTMLASLLPILVSVLYGNKLTKAETNVSEENATFLDLLKDLLAGFPVIKSFKVDKEIYHNFEEKNGELEQTKKRRGDLNDSVEILNILSGLVVELTVFGMGVYFALQGVITAGVVVAYIQLLNYVLGPINSLGQLIVNRKAAGALIDKIGKLAEVSEDPEGSRELTAVEEGIIYENVSFGYEEGARTLKNVNLKFEKGKSYAIVGGSGSGKSTLVNLLLGYHRNYEGQIKFDRHELREINSSSLYDMVSTIQQNVFVFNNSIADNISLFQKFDQELLEYAIKCSGLTKLIEEKGPEYKCGENGSNLSGGEKQRISIARCLIRQTPFLLMDEATAALDNQTSRQVEEAILSIGNLTKIIITHKMEESILSKYDQIIVMNQGMVAEQGSFEDLIEAKGYFNSLYAVNKAPVGNYEKESVA encoded by the coding sequence ATGAAGCAAAACAATAATATTTATACAAAGCAGTTTTATAAGAAGAATCACTTAAATTTTGCGGGAACTGTGCTTACACTCTTAATCTTTGTAATCACACAGGTAGCGATTGCTGTTGTCCTTCAGTTATTTCTTGACGTGGCATACGGCGGCACCATGAAGGAATTCTGGAGGGCTATGATAATCTTTGCTATTGTTATGGCTGCGATGGTAGTCACACAGTTTATGAAGAAGATATTTCTGAATCATTTTATAAAGCGGGCCTTGTTGCAATATAAAAATTATATCTTTGGAAGAATCCTGAATAAAAATATAAACTCTTTCCATAAAGAGTCTTCCAGTACTTATCTTTCAGCATTCAGTAATGATCTGGCTTCTATTGAGCAGAACTATTTAAGAGGTACTTTTGGTATTATTTTGCATGGAGCTATGTTTCTTGGAGGAGTAGCTGCAATGGCGTATTATAACTGGAAGATTTTCCTTTGTACTATGCTGGCCAGCCTGTTGCCCATACTGGTGTCCGTTCTGTACGGGAATAAACTGACGAAAGCGGAAACAAACGTATCAGAGGAAAATGCTACCTTTTTAGATCTCTTAAAGGACTTGCTGGCTGGTTTTCCGGTTATTAAAAGCTTTAAGGTAGATAAGGAAATCTATCATAACTTTGAAGAAAAAAATGGAGAGCTGGAGCAGACCAAAAAAAGAAGAGGCGACCTTAATGACTCTGTTGAAATACTTAACATCCTGTCAGGTCTGGTTGTAGAGCTGACGGTATTTGGTATGGGTGTATATTTCGCCTTACAGGGTGTTATCACAGCAGGTGTGGTAGTTGCTTATATTCAGCTGCTTAATTATGTCTTAGGTCCTATAAATAGTTTAGGGCAGCTGATCGTTAACAGGAAAGCGGCAGGAGCATTAATTGATAAAATAGGAAAGCTGGCTGAGGTCAGTGAAGACCCGGAAGGAAGCCGGGAGCTTACGGCTGTTGAAGAGGGAATAATTTATGAGAATGTTTCCTTTGGATACGAAGAAGGCGCAAGAACCCTTAAGAATGTGAATCTTAAGTTTGAGAAGGGTAAGAGTTATGCTATTGTAGGAGGTAGCGGCAGTGGTAAATCTACACTGGTAAATCTTTTATTAGGATACCACAGGAACTATGAAGGACAGATTAAGTTTGACAGGCATGAGTTAAGAGAAATCAACTCCTCCAGTCTGTATGATATGGTATCCACCATACAGCAGAATGTATTTGTTTTCAATAATAGTATCGCCGATAATATAAGCCTGTTTCAGAAGTTTGACCAGGAATTGTTAGAGTATGCCATCAAATGTTCCGGATTAACGAAATTAATTGAAGAGAAAGGACCGGAGTATAAATGCGGAGAGAATGGTTCCAATCTCTCCGGTGGGGAGAAACAGCGTATCTCAATTGCCAGATGCTTAATCAGGCAGACCCCCTTTCTACTGATGGATGAAGCAACGGCAGCTCTGGATAACCAGACCTCCAGACAAGTAGAGGAAGCTATCTTAAGTATTGGCAATCTCACAAAAATAATTATCACCCATAAGATGGAGGAGAGTATTTTAAGCAAATACGATCAGATCATAGTAATGAACCAGGGGATGGTGGCTGAACAGGGTTCCTTCGAAGATTTAATAGAAGCGAAAGGTTATTTTAATTCCTTGTATGCAGTTAACAAAGCTCCGGTGGGAAATTATGAGAAGGAATCAGTAGCATGA
- a CDS encoding metallophosphoesterase: MKILIVSDTHGRLSNLERVISKVSPLDLMLHLGDFESGEDYISSIAFCPVEFVSGNNDFFADVPKEKIITLGCHTILMTHGHRYGVNFGTGRLKEAALLQGADIVLYGHTHRPSIDLSTGVWAVNPGSISQPRQENGKPSYIIMEIDSQGKAHFSLNYLP, translated from the coding sequence ATGAAAATACTAATCGTAAGTGATACCCATGGAAGATTAAGCAATTTGGAAAGAGTTATTTCGAAGGTAAGCCCACTGGATTTAATGCTTCATTTAGGGGACTTTGAAAGCGGTGAAGACTATATTAGTTCAATAGCCTTTTGTCCCGTGGAATTTGTATCTGGAAACAATGATTTTTTTGCAGACGTACCAAAAGAGAAGATTATAACCCTTGGCTGCCATACAATACTAATGACACATGGACATCGGTATGGTGTTAATTTTGGTACGGGGAGACTAAAAGAAGCAGCTCTTTTGCAAGGTGCTGATATTGTTTTGTATGGACATACCCACAGACCGTCTATCGATTTAAGTACGGGTGTGTGGGCAGTAAACCCCGGCAGCATCAGCCAGCCCCGGCAGGAGAACGGTAAACCCTCTTATATTATTATGGAGATAGACAGTCAGGGAAAGGCTCATTTCAGCCTTAATTACCTGCCTTGA
- a CDS encoding glycosyltransferase family 2 protein, with amino-acid sequence MNEPLVSIIVPLYNGEQTIERCLTSIRNQSYKNIEVLVVNDGSRDHSMKILKKFEETDPRFQIINKTNSGVSDSRNVGMKHARGKYLQFVDSDDWLVKDATETFVTAAENYNCDMIITDYHRVVNRKIYIKGHIPKEGLMSRREFAEYMMKAPANFYYGVMWNKFFRTDIVKSHKLKCSKDLNWCEDFLFNLEYLQYITDVCVIKKPVYYYVKTKGSLVATQVNLKQTVRTKRILFDYYKDLYKSIDIYDENKLRIQMFYLAVARDPGKRKKSVPSTKNAEKVKKTSLPKNKSSDKARKKLPVE; translated from the coding sequence ATGAACGAACCACTGGTCAGTATTATTGTACCACTATACAATGGGGAGCAAACAATTGAACGATGCCTAACCAGCATCCGTAATCAAAGTTATAAAAACATTGAAGTACTTGTGGTAAATGACGGAAGTAGAGATCACAGTATGAAGATCCTGAAGAAATTCGAAGAAACGGATCCCCGCTTTCAAATAATAAATAAAACAAATTCCGGCGTAAGCGACAGCAGAAATGTTGGTATGAAACATGCCAGAGGAAAATACCTGCAATTTGTCGATAGTGATGACTGGCTTGTAAAAGATGCAACAGAGACCTTTGTCACCGCTGCTGAAAACTATAATTGCGATATGATAATCACAGATTACCACAGAGTGGTAAACCGTAAGATCTATATCAAAGGACACATACCCAAAGAAGGTTTAATGAGTCGCAGGGAATTTGCCGAATATATGATGAAGGCACCTGCTAACTTCTACTATGGTGTTATGTGGAATAAGTTTTTTCGGACTGATATTGTAAAATCCCATAAACTTAAATGCTCAAAAGACCTAAACTGGTGTGAGGATTTTTTATTTAATCTGGAATACCTGCAATATATAACGGATGTTTGTGTAATAAAGAAACCGGTTTACTATTACGTAAAAACCAAAGGAAGTCTTGTAGCAACCCAGGTAAATTTAAAGCAGACCGTCAGAACCAAACGCATCCTCTTCGATTATTACAAAGATCTTTATAAGAGCATTGATATCTATGATGAAAACAAACTGCGAATTCAAATGTTTTATCTGGCGGTCGCCAGGGACCCTGGAAAACGCAAGAAATCTGTCCCTTCGACTAAAAACGCAGAAAAGGTTAAAAAAACTTCTCTGCCTAAAAACAAGTCCTCTGATAAAGCGAGAAAAAAACTTCCCGTAGAATAA
- the guaD gene encoding guanine deaminase encodes MVKKDSFVIKGNIIFMKSRSELVTVDKGYLVCLNGLVEDIYKELPDKYKDLPLTDYGDNLIVPGLIDMHTHAPQYTFVGLGMDMELIDWLNTNTFPEERKYSDREYARKAYKIFCRDLQAGATTRACIYATVHKEATLDLMDMLEQTGLKCMVGKVNMDRNCPDFLKEDTSKSIEDTVEWLRACQGRYQNVTPVITPRFVPTCTDELLEGLGQIQKEYKVPVQSHLSENFSEIKWVKELCPDTDHYGEAYDKFGLFGENGTAVMAHCVHSTEEEIALMKAKGVFIAHCPDSNTNLASGIAPVRKFIDLELRVGLGTDMAGGNSNSIFRTMVSAIQVSKLRWRLKDSSLKPLTAKEAFYLGTMGGGALFGKVGSFLPGYELDALIIEDSNIQSQKALTLEERLERVIYLSDDRHIKGKYVAGIRLAAV; translated from the coding sequence ATGGTGAAGAAAGATTCGTTTGTCATAAAAGGGAATATTATATTTATGAAATCGAGGTCAGAGCTGGTGACAGTTGACAAGGGATATCTGGTATGTCTTAATGGATTGGTAGAAGATATATATAAAGAACTTCCTGATAAGTATAAGGATCTGCCTTTAACAGATTATGGTGACAATCTTATAGTGCCGGGGCTTATTGATATGCATACACATGCGCCTCAATATACCTTTGTGGGACTTGGTATGGATATGGAGCTGATAGATTGGCTTAATACTAATACCTTTCCGGAAGAGCGTAAATATTCTGACAGGGAATATGCAAGGAAGGCATATAAGATATTCTGCAGAGATTTACAGGCAGGTGCCACTACAAGAGCCTGCATCTATGCTACAGTTCATAAAGAGGCTACCCTTGATTTAATGGATATGCTGGAACAGACTGGCCTTAAATGTATGGTTGGAAAGGTAAACATGGACAGGAACTGTCCTGATTTCTTAAAAGAGGATACCAGTAAATCTATTGAGGATACAGTTGAATGGCTGAGGGCATGTCAGGGAAGATATCAAAATGTCACACCGGTGATTACCCCCAGATTTGTACCAACCTGTACGGATGAGCTGCTGGAGGGACTTGGGCAGATACAAAAAGAGTATAAGGTTCCGGTTCAGTCACACCTTTCTGAGAATTTTTCTGAAATCAAATGGGTGAAGGAACTCTGTCCTGATACGGACCATTACGGAGAGGCGTATGACAAATTTGGCTTGTTTGGTGAAAACGGAACAGCAGTGATGGCTCATTGCGTTCATTCCACAGAGGAAGAAATTGCCCTGATGAAAGCAAAAGGTGTCTTCATTGCTCATTGCCCTGACTCTAATACCAATTTGGCTTCGGGAATTGCTCCGGTGAGGAAATTTATTGACCTTGAGCTGAGAGTGGGGCTTGGAACCGACATGGCCGGAGGTAATTCCAATTCTATTTTTCGCACCATGGTCTCTGCCATACAGGTGTCAAAGCTTCGCTGGAGACTTAAAGATTCTTCGCTAAAACCCTTGACTGCCAAGGAGGCGTTCTATCTTGGAACCATGGGCGGGGGAGCTTTGTTTGGCAAGGTCGGAAGTTTTCTGCCGGGTTACGAGTTGGATGCTTTGATTATAGAAGACAGCAATATACAATCACAAAAAGCACTGACATTAGAAGAAAGACTTGAGAGAGTTATCTATCTCTCTGATGACCGTCATATTAAGGGGAAATATGTAGCGGGTATACGATTGGCAGCAGTCTGA